From a single Diceros bicornis minor isolate mBicDic1 chromosome 6, mDicBic1.mat.cur, whole genome shotgun sequence genomic region:
- the PLAU gene encoding urokinase-type plasminogen activator translates to MRVLLACLLLCVLVVSDSEGSHKLHGASSASNCGCLNGGTCVSYKFFSNIQRCNCPKKFQGEHCEIDTSKTCYEGNGRSYRGKAKTDIRGRPCLEWNSPAVLMKTYHAHRPDALQLGLGKHNYCRNPDNQRRPWCYVQVGLNQLVQECMVQDCSFGKSTPSPPEKAEFQCGQKALRPRFKIVGGEFTTIENQPWFAAIYKRHRGGSVTYLCGGSLISPCWVVSATHCFINHPKKEDYTVYLGRSSLNSETPGEMKFEVEKLILHEGYSADTLAHHNDIALLKISSSSGQCAQPSRSIQTICLPPPYGDDHFGTNCEITGFGKETSTGYLYPEQLKMTVVKLVSHQECQQPHYYGSEVTTKMLCAADPHWETDSCQGDSGGPLVCPIQGRLTLTGIVSWGRGCAMKDKPGVYTRISRFLPWIRTHTEEENDLAL, encoded by the exons ATGAGAGTCCTGCTGGCTTGCCTGCTCCTCTGTGTCCTGGTCGTGAGCGACTCTGAA GGCAGCCATAAACTTCATGGAGCGTCCAGTGCAT CAAACTGTGGCTGTCTGAATGGAGGAACATGTGTGTCCTACAAGTTCTTCTCCAACATTCAGCGGTGCAACTGCCCAAAGAAATTCCAAGGGGAACACTGTGAAATAG ATACATCAAAAACCTGTTATGAGGGGAATGGTCGCTCTTACCGAGGGAAGGCCAAAACTgacatcaggggccggccctgcctggAGTGGAACTCTCCCGCAGTCCTTATGAAAACATATCATGCCCACAGACCTGATGCCCTTCAGCTGGGCCTGGGGAAACACAATTACTGCAG GAACCCAGACAACCAGAGAAGGCCCTGGTGCTATGTGCAGGTTGGCCTAAACCAGCTTGTCCAAGAGTGCATGGTGCAGGACTGCTCTTTTG gAAAAAGTACCCCCTCTCCTCCGGAAAAAGCAGAATTTCAATGTGGTCAGAAGGCTCTGAGGCCCCGCTTTAAGATTGTTGGGGGAGAATTCACCACCATCGAGAACCAGCCCTGGTTTGCGGCCATCTATAAGAGGCACCGCGGaggctctgtcacttacttgTGCGGCGGCAGCCTCATCAGTCCTTGCTGGGTGGTCAGCGCCACACACTGCTTCAT TAATCACCCAAAGAAAGAGGACTACACTGTCTACCTGGGTCGGTCAAGTCTTAACTCCGAGACGCCTGGGGAGATGAAGTTTGAGGTGGAAAAGCTCATCTTGCATGAGGGCTATAGTGCTGACACACTTGCTCACCACAATGATATCG ccttgcTGAAGATCAGTTCCAGCTCGGGCCAGTGTGCACAGCCATCCCGGTCCATACAGACCATCTGCCTGCCCCCACCATATGGCGATGACCATTTTGGCACAAACTGTGAGATCACTGGCTTTGGAAAAGAGACTTCCA CTGGCTATCTCTATCCAGAACAGCTGAAAATGACTGTTGTGAAGCTGGTTTCCCACCAGGAGTGTCAGCAGCCCCACTACTACGGCTCTGAAGTCACCACCAAAATGCTGTGTGCTGCTGACCCTCATTGGGAAACAGATTCCTGCCAG GGAGACTCAGGGGGCCCGCTGGTATGCCCCATCCAAGGCCGCCTGACTCTGACTGGGATCGTGAGCTGGGGCCGTGGATGTGCCATGAAGGACAAGCCAGGCGTCTACACGAGGATCTCACGCTTCCTGCCCTGGATCCGCACTCACACCGAGGAAGAGAATGACCTAGCCCTCTGA